The Peribacillus sp. FSL P2-0133 genome has a segment encoding these proteins:
- a CDS encoding proline--tRNA ligase: protein MKQSMTLIPTLREVPADAEIKSHQLLLRAGFMRQNSSGVYSFMPLGKKVLQKVEAIVREEMENAGAVELLMPALQQAEFWQESGRWYTYGPELMRLKDRNNREFALGATHEEVITSLVRDEVKSYKRLPLTVYQIQTKFRDEKRPRFGLLRGREFIMKDAYSFHANQESLDAVYKNLYAAYSNIFSRCGLNFRAVIADSGAMGGKDTHEFMVLSEIGEDTIAYSDSSDYAANIEMAPVSVKYEKSSEEQIALEKIHTPGQKTIEEVASFLNTSAEKLIKSLLFKVDEKYVLVLVRGDHEVNDIKLKNFYNASIVELVDPNETKEVLGCTIGSLGPINVTSEVEVIADVAVEAMVNGICGANEEDHHYVNVNPARDFNVANYIDLRFIQEGDPSPDGNGIIKFAKGIEVGHVFKLGTKYSEAMNATFLDENGRTQPMIMGCYGIGVSRTLAAVAEQFNDEKGLVWPTNLAPYQVHLIPINMKDEAQAALAEDLYNDLKAQGMEVLMDDRQERAGVKFADSDLIGLPVRVTVGKKASDGIVEVKIRKTGEVLEIERSELTQKLHEIMA, encoded by the coding sequence ATGAAACAAAGTATGACGTTGATCCCTACATTGAGGGAAGTGCCTGCAGATGCTGAAATCAAAAGTCATCAGCTGCTATTACGTGCAGGATTTATGAGACAAAACTCCAGCGGGGTTTATAGTTTTATGCCGCTTGGAAAGAAGGTGCTTCAAAAGGTTGAGGCTATCGTTCGGGAAGAGATGGAAAATGCTGGAGCAGTAGAACTATTGATGCCGGCTTTACAACAAGCCGAATTCTGGCAGGAATCTGGACGCTGGTATACTTATGGTCCAGAGTTGATGCGGCTTAAGGATCGTAACAACCGTGAATTTGCGCTTGGTGCCACACATGAAGAAGTGATAACCAGCTTAGTTCGTGATGAGGTGAAATCATATAAGCGTCTTCCATTAACGGTTTACCAGATCCAAACCAAATTCCGTGATGAAAAAAGACCGCGTTTCGGATTGTTGCGTGGACGTGAGTTCATCATGAAGGATGCTTATTCTTTCCATGCTAATCAAGAAAGCCTGGATGCTGTTTATAAAAATTTATATGCGGCATATTCGAATATATTCAGCCGTTGTGGGTTGAACTTCCGTGCCGTCATTGCCGATTCGGGGGCAATGGGTGGTAAGGATACACATGAATTCATGGTCCTGTCTGAAATAGGGGAGGATACCATCGCTTATTCGGATAGTTCCGATTATGCAGCTAATATTGAAATGGCACCTGTGAGTGTAAAATATGAAAAAAGCTCCGAAGAACAAATTGCACTTGAAAAAATCCATACACCAGGTCAAAAAACGATTGAAGAAGTTGCTTCATTCTTGAATACTAGTGCAGAGAAACTAATTAAATCGTTATTGTTTAAAGTGGATGAAAAGTATGTGCTTGTTTTGGTACGAGGAGATCATGAAGTCAATGATATCAAGCTGAAGAATTTCTATAACGCTTCAATCGTTGAATTGGTCGATCCAAATGAGACGAAAGAAGTCTTAGGATGTACAATTGGATCTCTTGGACCAATCAATGTCACTTCTGAAGTTGAAGTGATTGCGGATGTTGCCGTCGAGGCCATGGTTAATGGAATTTGTGGTGCAAATGAGGAAGACCACCATTATGTGAACGTAAATCCCGCTCGTGATTTTAACGTGGCCAATTATATAGATCTTCGTTTCATCCAAGAGGGTGACCCATCACCGGACGGAAACGGAATAATTAAATTTGCCAAAGGGATTGAGGTAGGCCACGTATTCAAACTGGGAACTAAATATTCCGAAGCTATGAATGCGACATTCCTGGATGAGAATGGACGGACGCAGCCTATGATCATGGGCTGTTATGGCATTGGTGTTTCCCGTACACTTGCCGCTGTTGCTGAACAATTCAATGATGAAAAAGGATTGGTCTGGCCAACGAATTTGGCGCCATACCAAGTCCATTTGATTCCAATCAATATGAAGGATGAGGCTCAGGCTGCCCTTGCAGAAGATTTATATAATGATCTAAAGGCACAAGGCATGGAAGTTCTTATGGATGATCGTCAAGAACGTGCGGGCGTGAAATTCGCAGACTCTGACTTGATCGGTCTTCCTGTCAGGGTGACTGTTGGTAAAAAGGCATCCGACGGAATCGTCGAAGTGAAAATTCGTAAAACGGGTGAGGTTCTTGAAATTGAAAGATCTGAACTGACTCAAAAGCTTCACGAAATAATGGCATAA
- a CDS encoding PolC-type DNA polymerase III has product MDQNPNSGRERFQLLLQQMDLTEDAFVNYFIGAEIDKLSIERESKTWHFAFNIPALIPCSVHTRLATHLASTFSHIAKVTFNLNVANPQVTEQLVKEYWKNCIGELEGMSPALLSLLNEQVPTVNGYKVIVSARNDTEAGQLKRKYSGIISNIYQTFGFPPLTLEAEVKETVSNPDYQKFLEEKQKEDAEKGLAALVEMQKKESEKGGDDAVYDGPVKIGYTIKEDADFRRIEQIIDEERRIAIEGFVFDAEVRELRSGRSLLTFKVTDYTSSILVKMFSRDKEDAAILARVKKGMWVRAQGSIQNDTFVRDLVMIANDINEISKQGRQDKAPEGEKRVELHMHTPMSQMDAVTPTSALVAQAAKWGHKAVAITDHAGAQSFPEAYSAGKKNGIKILYGVEVNLVDDGVPIVYNEAHIALADATYVVFDVETTGLSAVYDTIIEFAAVKIRDGDIIDRFESFANPHHPLSNTTIELTGITDDLVENAPEVSEVLEKFKEWAGDAILVAHNAAFDMGFLNIGYKNLGYPKASNPVLDTLELARFLYPEFKNHRLNTLCKKFDIDLTQHHRAIYDAEATGYLMLKMLKDAMEKEITHHDQLNDNMGKGNAYQRSRPSHCTLIAQTQAGLKNLFKLVSISHIDYFYRVPRLPRSQLKKYREGILVGSGCDKGEVFEGMMQKGFEEVVDIAEFYDYLEIHPKEVYQHLIELEYVRDDKSLETIISNIVKLGEKLDKPVVATGNVHYLDPNDKIYRKILVNSQGGANPLNRHKLPDVHFRTTDEMLREFSFLGTEKAKEVVVTNTNKIADMIEEIKPIKDELYTPKIEGAEEEMREMSYGMARKIYGENLPEIVEARLEKELKSIIGHGFAVIYLISHKLVKKSLNDGYLVGSRGSVGSSFVATMTEITEVNPLPPHYVCPECKKSEFFNDGSVGSGFDLPDKDCPDCGIAYTKDGHDIPFETFLGFKGDKVPDIDLNFSGEYQPKAHNYTKVLFGEEYVYRAGTIGTVAEKTAYGYVKGYSSDNNIHMRGAETDRLVAGCTGVKRTTGQHPGGIIVVPDYMDIYDFTPIQFPADDRNSEWKTTHFDFHSIHDNILKLDILGHDDPTVIRMLQDLSGIDPKTVPTDDPEVMKIFSSTESLGVTEEQIMCKTGTLGIPEFGTRFVRQMLEDTKPTTFSELVQISGLSHGTDVWLSNAQELIHNRICTLSEVIGCRDDIMVYLIYQGLDPSLAFKIMESVRKGKGLSEEFEEEMRKNEVPEWYIDSCKKIKYMFPKAHAAAYVLMAVRIAYFKVHLPLLYYAAYFTVRADDFEIDAMTRGSQAIKSKMEEIMVKGLDASTKEKNTLTVLELALEMCERGFSFAKVDLYKSSADQFLIEGNTLIPPFNSIPGLGTNAAINIVNARENGEFLSKEDLQQRGKVSKTILEYLDKQGCLESLPEQNQLSLF; this is encoded by the coding sequence ATGGATCAAAATCCAAATAGCGGTAGAGAGAGATTTCAACTCTTGCTCCAGCAAATGGACTTGACTGAGGATGCCTTTGTGAATTATTTCATAGGTGCCGAAATTGATAAGCTCTCAATCGAGAGGGAGTCCAAAACATGGCATTTTGCTTTTAATATACCTGCATTAATTCCTTGCAGTGTTCATACAAGACTTGCTACTCATCTAGCAAGTACGTTTTCCCATATTGCGAAGGTCACATTCAACTTGAACGTAGCTAATCCGCAAGTGACGGAACAATTGGTAAAAGAGTATTGGAAAAACTGCATCGGCGAGCTTGAAGGCATGTCTCCGGCACTGTTATCACTTCTAAATGAACAAGTGCCAACGGTGAATGGATATAAGGTTATCGTTAGCGCCCGAAATGATACGGAGGCTGGTCAGTTGAAACGAAAATACTCCGGCATCATTTCGAATATCTACCAAACATTCGGTTTTCCTCCGTTGACACTTGAAGCGGAAGTGAAGGAAACGGTTTCGAATCCTGATTACCAGAAGTTTTTAGAAGAGAAACAAAAGGAAGACGCAGAAAAGGGACTTGCTGCCCTAGTGGAAATGCAGAAAAAAGAATCGGAAAAAGGCGGCGACGATGCCGTCTACGACGGACCGGTTAAAATTGGCTATACGATTAAAGAAGATGCGGATTTCCGCAGAATTGAACAAATTATTGATGAAGAGCGCAGGATTGCTATCGAAGGCTTCGTATTTGATGCAGAAGTGCGTGAGTTACGCAGCGGACGAAGCCTGTTGACTTTTAAAGTCACTGATTATACGAGCTCGATATTGGTCAAAATGTTTTCGCGTGATAAAGAAGATGCTGCCATACTTGCCCGAGTGAAAAAAGGGATGTGGGTACGTGCCCAAGGCAGCATCCAAAATGATACATTCGTACGTGACCTTGTAATGATCGCAAATGATATAAATGAAATTTCTAAACAAGGACGGCAGGATAAGGCTCCAGAAGGGGAAAAGCGTGTAGAACTGCATATGCATACCCCAATGAGCCAGATGGATGCAGTGACACCTACTTCTGCACTTGTTGCCCAGGCTGCAAAGTGGGGGCATAAGGCCGTGGCCATTACAGATCATGCGGGAGCACAATCATTCCCTGAAGCTTATAGTGCCGGGAAAAAGAATGGTATCAAAATCCTTTATGGTGTCGAAGTGAATCTTGTAGATGATGGTGTACCCATTGTTTATAATGAGGCTCATATCGCTTTGGCAGATGCCACCTATGTTGTATTTGACGTAGAGACGACAGGCCTGTCAGCCGTTTATGATACGATCATTGAATTTGCTGCAGTGAAAATTCGTGACGGTGACATCATTGATCGATTCGAGTCATTTGCGAATCCGCATCACCCACTATCCAATACGACGATAGAATTGACTGGAATCACTGATGATCTTGTAGAAAATGCTCCGGAAGTCTCGGAAGTACTAGAAAAGTTCAAGGAATGGGCGGGCGATGCGATTCTGGTTGCCCACAACGCAGCCTTCGATATGGGGTTTTTGAATATAGGCTATAAAAACCTTGGTTATCCTAAAGCTTCCAATCCTGTTCTTGATACATTGGAACTTGCCCGTTTCTTATACCCGGAGTTTAAAAATCACCGGTTAAATACATTATGTAAAAAGTTCGATATTGATTTGACCCAGCATCATAGGGCCATTTATGACGCCGAAGCTACAGGTTACCTTATGCTGAAGATGCTAAAGGATGCAATGGAAAAGGAGATTACCCATCATGATCAACTTAATGACAATATGGGTAAAGGAAATGCTTATCAGCGTTCCCGGCCGTCCCATTGTACGCTGATCGCGCAAACACAGGCTGGCTTAAAAAACCTTTTCAAATTAGTTTCAATATCACACATCGATTATTTCTATCGTGTGCCCCGACTACCACGCTCACAACTTAAAAAGTATCGTGAAGGAATCTTGGTCGGATCGGGATGTGATAAAGGGGAAGTTTTTGAAGGGATGATGCAGAAGGGTTTTGAGGAAGTCGTCGATATCGCCGAATTCTACGATTATCTTGAAATCCATCCGAAGGAAGTGTATCAGCATTTGATTGAGCTTGAATATGTACGGGATGATAAATCATTAGAAACGATCATCTCCAATATCGTCAAGCTTGGTGAAAAATTGGATAAGCCAGTCGTAGCCACGGGAAATGTGCATTATTTGGATCCGAATGATAAAATTTACCGTAAAATCCTTGTGAATTCACAAGGTGGCGCAAATCCGCTGAATCGTCATAAGCTTCCTGACGTACATTTTCGGACAACAGATGAAATGCTACGGGAATTCTCCTTCCTCGGTACTGAGAAAGCCAAAGAGGTCGTGGTAACCAACACGAATAAAATCGCTGATATGATTGAGGAAATCAAGCCAATCAAGGATGAGTTATACACACCTAAAATTGAAGGTGCAGAAGAAGAGATGCGTGAAATGAGTTATGGCATGGCAAGGAAGATTTATGGAGAGAACCTGCCGGAAATCGTGGAAGCCCGTCTTGAGAAAGAATTGAAAAGCATCATTGGCCACGGTTTTGCCGTAATTTATTTAATTTCTCACAAACTTGTTAAAAAATCCTTGAATGATGGTTATCTAGTCGGCTCAAGGGGATCGGTTGGATCATCTTTCGTAGCCACCATGACTGAAATTACAGAGGTGAATCCGCTTCCGCCGCATTATGTATGTCCGGAGTGCAAGAAATCCGAATTCTTCAATGACGGTTCTGTAGGTTCCGGGTTTGACCTGCCAGATAAAGACTGTCCCGATTGTGGCATTGCTTATACAAAAGACGGGCATGATATCCCGTTTGAAACTTTCCTTGGATTTAAAGGGGATAAGGTTCCGGATATTGACTTGAACTTCTCTGGTGAATATCAGCCGAAGGCCCATAACTATACGAAGGTCTTATTCGGTGAAGAATATGTATATCGTGCCGGAACGATTGGTACGGTCGCTGAAAAAACGGCTTATGGATATGTAAAAGGGTATTCCTCTGATAATAACATCCATATGCGTGGAGCCGAGACTGATCGCCTTGTTGCCGGTTGTACTGGTGTGAAAAGGACGACTGGACAGCACCCGGGCGGAATTATCGTTGTTCCGGATTATATGGATATCTATGATTTCACACCAATTCAGTTCCCTGCGGATGACAGGAATTCTGAGTGGAAAACAACTCACTTTGATTTCCATTCCATTCACGATAATATTTTGAAACTTGATATACTTGGTCACGATGATCCGACTGTAATCCGGATGCTTCAAGATTTAAGTGGCATCGATCCAAAGACCGTTCCCACCGATGATCCAGAAGTAATGAAAATATTCAGCAGTACTGAATCTTTAGGAGTTACCGAAGAACAGATCATGTGTAAAACGGGTACGCTTGGCATTCCGGAATTTGGTACGCGTTTTGTCCGGCAGATGCTTGAAGATACGAAACCAACGACATTTTCCGAGCTTGTTCAGATTTCAGGGCTTTCCCACGGTACGGATGTATGGCTGAGCAATGCACAGGAACTGATCCACAACCGCATATGTACACTAAGTGAGGTTATAGGGTGCCGGGATGATATTATGGTCTATCTGATATACCAAGGTCTAGATCCTTCCCTAGCGTTTAAAATCATGGAATCTGTACGTAAAGGGAAAGGGCTCTCGGAGGAATTCGAAGAGGAAATGAGGAAAAATGAGGTGCCGGAATGGTATATCGATTCATGTAAGAAGATTAAATACATGTTCCCGAAAGCCCATGCTGCAGCTTATGTCTTAATGGCTGTCCGGATTGCCTATTTTAAAGTGCATCTGCCTTTATTGTATTATGCAGCCTATTTCACAGTACGTGCAGATGATTTTGAAATCGACGCCATGACACGGGGATCGCAAGCGATCAAATCAAAAATGGAAGAAATCATGGTAAAGGGATTGGATGCATCCACAAAGGAAAAGAATACATTGACGGTCCTTGAACTTGCTTTGGAAATGTGTGAACGCGGATTTTCATTCGCTAAAGTGGACTTGTACAAATCCAGTGCAGATCAATTCTTAATTGAAGGAAATACTTTGATACCGCCTTTCAATTCGATACCTGGTCTTGGAACGAATGCGGCGATCAATATCGTCAACGCGCGGGAAAATGGTGAATTCCTTTCAAAAGAAGACCTTCAACAACGGGGGAAGGTTTCGAAGACCATTCTTGAATACCTTGATAAACAAGGCTGTCTGGAGTCATTGCCTGAACAAAATCAGTTATCTTTATTTTAA
- the rimP gene encoding ribosome maturation factor RimP, which yields MSKKVTEVVEELALPILEELQLELVEVEYVKEGKSWFLRVYIDKETGVDIDDCGNVSEKLSEKLDEVDPIPQNYFLEVSSPGAERPLKKEKDFLNAIGKNVYIKTYEPILDEKEFEGILTSFDGAEVTLEVRIKTRKKTIVIPFEKVAKARLAITFS from the coding sequence ATGAGTAAAAAGGTAACGGAAGTCGTAGAGGAATTAGCATTACCAATTCTTGAAGAATTGCAGCTTGAATTAGTCGAAGTGGAGTATGTGAAGGAAGGTAAAAGCTGGTTCCTTCGAGTGTACATTGATAAAGAAACAGGCGTAGATATTGATGATTGCGGAAATGTGAGTGAAAAACTCAGTGAAAAGCTTGATGAGGTTGATCCGATTCCACAAAATTATTTTCTCGAAGTTTCATCACCCGGAGCTGAAAGGCCTCTGAAAAAAGAGAAGGATTTCCTTAATGCTATCGGTAAAAATGTTTACATAAAAACATACGAGCCCATTTTAGATGAAAAAGAATTCGAAGGAATCTTAACCAGTTTCGATGGTGCAGAAGTGACACTCGAAGTCAGAATCAAGACAAGAAAGAAAACGATCGTCATACCATTCGAAAAGGTAGCCAAAGCGAGATTGGCGATTACCTTCTCTTAA